The following proteins are co-located in the Microplitis demolitor isolate Queensland-Clemson2020A chromosome 5, iyMicDemo2.1a, whole genome shotgun sequence genome:
- the LOC103572614 gene encoding trypsin-2, whose protein sequence is MNWSVWCLLVISVNPGSSYVKDVNDTKVLENRFARWTGRIVNGEVAKKGQFPFMVSLQKRWTPLLHFCGASIISDRWIVTAAHCIVRGSSLTPKWAVIAVAGDNNLDSYYSPYRQIRNVEQFVVNPRFDILNLANDIALISLQAPFFISLYVSPIPLAKRVPPPGTNCTVSGWGFPGENNRTIVDELMFVHLPIISYNFCGKLLWGIITMHPSMICAGYIGGGKDACQGDSGGPFVCENSLTGIVSGGRGCARPRIPGFYVNVAYYVKWIEQVLRTNGKNHSYDGSTRHPASNLTVVISSSIFYVASCLLVTIYLYDIVKL, encoded by the exons ATGAATTGGAGTGTGTGGTGTCTGCTTGTTATTTCAGTTAATCCAGGATCGTCTTATGTCAAAG ATGTTAATGATACGAAGGTATTGGAGAATAGATTTGCTAGATGGACTGGACGGATAGTTAATGGTGAAGTAGCTAAAAAAGGACAATTCCCATTCATGGTTTCGTTGCAGAAACGATGGACTCCATTACTACATTTTTGTGGGGCTAGTATTATTAGTGATAGATGGATTGTTACTGCAGCTCATTGTATAGttag aggCAGTTCACTAACTCCTAAATGGGCAGTAATAGCCGTCGCAGGTGATAATAATTTAGACTCGTACTATTCACCCTACCGACAAATACGTAATGTCGAGCAATTTGTCGTAAACCCGCGGTTCGATATATTGAACCTCGCTAACGATATTGCTTTAATATCT TTACAAgcgccattttttatttcattgtacGTATCACCAATCCCATTAGCCAAGCGAGTGCCTCCACCGGGAACAAACTGTACAGTCTCAGGCTGGGGATTCCCTGGAGAA aacaacCGGACTATTGTCGACGAACTCATGTTCGTACATTTGCCAATAATCAGTTACAACTTTTGTGGTAAACTACTGTGGGGTATTATAACCATGCACCCAAGTATGATATGTGCAGGTTATATCGGAGGTGGTAAAGATGCTTGTcag gGTGATTCTGGTGGACCATTTGTATGCGAAAACTCACTGACGGGCATTGTATCGGGTGGCAGAGGATGTGCGCGTCCTAGAATACCTGGATTTTATGTCAATGTTGCTTACTATGTGAAATGGATTGAACAGGTATTGAGAACAAATGGGAAAAATCACTCGTATGACGGCTCGACGAGACATCCAGCCAGCAATCTAACAGTTGTCATAAGTAGTAGTATTTTCTATGTCGCTAGTTGTCTATTAgtcactatatatttatatgatattgttaaattataa
- the 17a gene encoding Bracovirus particle protein 17a: MDFFANPFQGLLMTATKSGGPFEVVDDYDYNLEPNGNFAGSYEGFKQRDYVQLPDELVDARSVANKKFVFKSNQSVRERSIQEVEQQQLKQKLRAALDDINVNAIDDRQSVSSMDTLQTYQQNDDGDEIVETPEDQSYSPSLVSASFDDAEHDGSNDVFKKPFSNSKRSKRSNKTSAADKSDTYSQMSDDKTIYSNEGSDIRDNESVTSVADTENYMKYLGRT; encoded by the coding sequence ATGGATTTCTTCGCTAATCCCTTCCAAGGTTTACTGATGACCGCTACAAAGTCAGGTGGTCCTTTTGAAGTAGTTGATGATTACGATTATAATTTGGAACCAAATGGTAATTTTGCTGGCTCATATGAAGGTTTTAAACAACGTGACTACGTGCAACTTCCGGATGAATTGGTAGACGCACGAAGTGttgctaataaaaaatttgtgtttaaaAGCAATCAAAGTGTTCGTGAAAGATCAATCCAAGAAGTAGAACAACAACAACTAAAACAAAAACTACGGGCGGCTTTAGATGATATCAATGTAAATGCCATCGATGATCGGCAGTCAGTTTCTTCGATGGATACTCTTCAAACATACCAACAaaatgatgatggtgatgaaaTTGTAGAAACACCAGAAGATCAGTCCTATTCGCCGTCTCTAGTGTCGGCTTCTTTTGATGACGCCGAACATGATGGATCCAATGATGTATTTAAAAAGCCGTTTAGTAATTCAAAAAGAAGCAAAAGAAGCAATAAAACCTCTGCAGCTGATAAAAGCGATACGTATTCTCAAATGTCTGATGATAAAACAATATATTCAAATGAAGGATCAGACATTCGTGACAATGAATCAGTTACCTCAGTTGCTGACACTGAAAATTACATGAAATATTTGGGCcgtacataa